In Deefgea piscis, the genomic window TGCACTTCGTTTATTCCACCCTATGGTTGGCAAATTTTAATTGCTTGATGGTTGAGTATTTCCATCTAGCCATTTAAATAGAAAGGCTAGATGGAAATACCTTGGTCTTTGAGGTTTTAAATTCAAACAGTTTGCCGGTAATTTAGAGCATAAAGCGGGCGAGGTCGTCGTTGCTGGCGACGCTGGCGAGTTTGCTGCTAACAAATTCAGCATCAATGGTCACCGTGCCACGTTTGGCGTCGAATGAAATGTCGGCGAGTAAACGCTCCATCACGGTATACAAGCGGCGTGCGCCGATGTTTTCGGTGCTTTCATTGACTTGCCATGCCATGTGCGCCAGTTTGCGAATCCCGTCTTCGGTGTATACCAGCTCGACGTCTTCAGTCGCTAGCAAAGCTTGATATTGCTTGGCTAAGCAAGCATCGGTGCCGGTGAGAATGGTGGCAAAATCGTCCACCGTGAGCGAATTGAGCTCAACGCGAATCGGGAAACGGCCTTGCAACTCAGGAATCAAATCCGATGGTTTGGCTAAATGAAACGCGCCAGAGGCAATAAACAAAATATGGTCAGTTTTGACCATGCCGTATTTGGTGGTCACGGTGGTGCCTTCCACTAGCGGCAGCAAATCACGCTGTACGCCTTGGCGTGACACTTCACCGCCTTGTCCTTCTGAGCGGGTGGTCACTTTGTCGATTTCGTCGATAAACACAATGCCGTTTTGTTCAACCGCGCGTAGCGCCTCGGTTTTGGTGTCTTCATCATTGACTAGTTTGGCGGCTTCTTCGTCGATCAATGCTTTGAGTGCGTCAGGTACTTTGAGTTTTTGTGCCTTGGTTTTTTCACTCATTGCGCCTTTAAACATATTTTGAATCTGGCTAGAGAAGTCTTCCATTCCCGGTGGCGCAAATACTTCCATTGTCGGCGCAGTGGCCGCAACTTGGATTTCGATTTCTTTGTCGTCAAATTTGCCTTCACGCAGCATTTTTCTGAATTTTTGCCGCGTTTCGCTCATGCCATCATTGGCATTGACTTCGCCATACGCTGGCGCTGCGGGCGGCAATAGCACATCGAGTACGCGGTTTTCTGCTGCGTCTTCGGCCTTGATGCGATTTTTGCTGATGGCTTGATCGCGAACTTGCTTGATGGCGATTTCGATTAAGTCGCGAATGATGCTGTCGACGTCTTTGCCGACATAGCCGACTTCGGTGAATTTAGTCGCTTCAACCTTAATAAATGGTGCGTCAGATAATTTGGCCAGCCGGCGAGCGATTTCGGTTTTCCCTACGCCAGTCGGGCCAATCATCAAGATGTTTTTTGGCGTGATTTCGCTACGCAGTGGCTCGGCCACTTGCTGACGACGCCAGCGATTACGCAGCGCAATGGCCACGGCTTTTTTGGCTGCGGCTTGGCCGACGATGTGTTTGTCCAGTTCGTGGACAATTTCTTGTGGGGTCATTTGAGTCATTGCGCAATCCTTAAGCATACGGTTTTGAATCACATCTGGGCATTTGGCGATTTTTAAAGGTCTGAGTGTGACTTGGAGGAGACGTGAGTGCGATTGCTGGAGTGATAGCTAGTGCATTTCCCTGAATTTTGACTAATCTACTAAATATGGCTTGCGTGGAGATGACGCTTGCTTGTTTCACTCCTTATTTCACAATGATTTAAATGTATAAAATTTTGCGTGTGTTGTAAGAGGCGACCACACGATGGGGTTTAACAGGGGCGCATGATGATTGATGATGAAAACTGGCTCGAAGAAGATACTGATTTATCGCTCCGTGCGGAGATAGAGCCGTGGAATGTACTGGTGGTGGATGATGAGCCCGATATTCATCATGTGACCAAATTGGCCCTATCTAATATTGATTTTTTAAACCGACCGCTGAATTTATTGTCGTGTTATTCAGGCGCAGAAGCCTTGGATATGCTTAACACGCGGGACGATATCGCCTTGGTGTTGCTCGATGTGGTGATGGAGTCAGAAGACGCCGGTTTAAATGTGGCCAGAGATATTCGCGAAAAACTACACAATCATCATATCCGGATTATTTTGCGCACTGGCCAGCCCGGTGTTGCACCAGAACGACACGTCATTGAAAACTACGATATTAATGATTACAAAGCCAAAACTGAGCTTACGCGCGATAAATTGTATACCGCGGTGCTAGGGACATTGCGCTCTTATAACGACATCATGTTGATTGAACATCAACGTCGGCAATTAGATGCCAATCGTCGTGGGTTGATCAAAGTCGTCGATGCATCAACAACGATTTTTAAACAGCAATCAGTGATTAAGTTCGCGCAAGGCGTGCTCGAGCAATTGCAGTCATTATTGTTTTTTGAGCAAGACGCTTTGTATGTGGTGGTCACTGGCGGGCTGGCGGCTTTGTCGCAAAGCGATGATTTAACCATTATGTATGCTACTGGTGGCTATCAGACTTTTTGTGGGCAGACCTTGGCTAATGCCGAATTAAGTCGTTTAAAACCATCGATTGACGAGGCACTTGCGCAGCGGCATAGCATTTTTGCGGCCGACCATTTTATTGGTTTTTTTCAAGCACCTTTGGGTTCGGTGAATTTACTGATTATTGATGGTCCGGTGGCGCTGTCGCACCCTGATGCCAATTTAATCGAAATGTTTTGTAAAAATGTCGCGATTGCGTATGAAAACTTGATGCTCAATAAAGAGATCGAAGAAACGCAACGCAGCATTATTTATCAGCTTTCTGAAGTCATCGAAAATCGTTCAAAAGACACCGGTAAACATATTCACCGAATGGCTGAGTTTTCTTATGCGCTGGCCATTGTGCTGGGTCTGAGTGAAGAAGAAGCCGAGATTATTCGCATCGCCAGCCCCTTGCACGATATTGGCAAAGTCGGCATTCCCGATTTGGTGCTCAATAAGCCCGGCATTTTAGACGCACAAGAGCGGGCGGTGATGAATACGCATGCGCAGCTCGGTTATGAAATGCTCAAAGCGTCTAAACCGCGAATTTTAAAAATGGCCGCTGTGATTGCCCACCAGCACCATGAAAAATGGGATGGCAGTGGTTATCCGCAGCAATTGGTCGGCGAGCAGATTCATATTGCTGGGCGAATTATTGCTTTGGCGGATGTGTATGATGCGCTGGCGCATTCACGTTGCTACAAACCACCATGGTCGCGTGAGCGGGTGTTGGATGAAATTAAAGCCGGATCGGGTAGTCATTTTGATCCAGAAGTGGTGGATGCGTTTTTCCGTTGCTTACCAAAAATTGAAGAAATCAGAATGTCTTATCGAGATTACGCTGACTAATCTATGCGTAAGGCGTGACTTTTACGGTTAGAATGGGCGATTGTAATAAATCGCCCCTTTTTTTGCCGTTAGCAATCGATTGCTGGATTAAGTCGTAAAGCAAAATGTTTTTTGGCCTTGTTCTCTCGTTGTCGGCTACGGTCTGAGCAACGCTTGGCGTTAACATTTTGCCTGTATCACTTAGCCAATCAGTCGATTAAACCAAGGTCATGCGCCAATGAATAAAGACTACCTCGAACGAACACTCTCAGCCCGTGTATACGATGTTGCGATTGAATCGCCGCTAGAGCACGCTCCGAATTTATCTCGTCGTATTGGAAATACGGTGTATTTCAAGCGCGAAGATATGCAGCCCGTGTTCTCGTTTAAAATTCGTGGCGCATATAACAAAATGGTGCAGTTATCACGCGCTGATTTAGAGCGTGGTGTGATTGCCGCTTCGGCAGGTAATCACGCGCAAGGTGTGGCGATGGCTGCGCAATATTTAAAGTGCCGCGCAACGATTGTGATGCCCGCGACTGCGCCGCGCATTAAAGTGGATGCGGTAACGCGCCGTGGTGCTGAAGTGGTGCTCATTGGTGATTCTTATTCTGATTGCTACGAACATGCGATGAAATTGGCGGCGCAATCGGGGGCCACTTTTGTTCATCCTTACGATGATCCTGATGTGATTGCCGGGCAGGGCACAGTGGCGATGGAAATTTTACGCCAACATCCTGATCCAATTGACGCGGTGTTTATTCCTGTCGGCGGTGGTGGCTTGCTAGCGGGCATGGCGGCATATATCAAACGTTTACGCCCAGAAGTTAAAGTCATTGGCGTTGAGCCCACCGATGCCAATGCAATGTATTTATCACTTAAATTGGGCGAGCGTATTACTTTGCCGCAAGTGGGTATTTTTGCTGACGGTGTGGCGGTCAAGCAAGTGGGCGAAGAAACATTCCGCTTATCGCAAGAG contains:
- the hslU gene encoding ATP-dependent protease ATPase subunit HslU; amino-acid sequence: MTQMTPQEIVHELDKHIVGQAAAKKAVAIALRNRWRRQQVAEPLRSEITPKNILMIGPTGVGKTEIARRLAKLSDAPFIKVEATKFTEVGYVGKDVDSIIRDLIEIAIKQVRDQAISKNRIKAEDAAENRVLDVLLPPAAPAYGEVNANDGMSETRQKFRKMLREGKFDDKEIEIQVAATAPTMEVFAPPGMEDFSSQIQNMFKGAMSEKTKAQKLKVPDALKALIDEEAAKLVNDEDTKTEALRAVEQNGIVFIDEIDKVTTRSEGQGGEVSRQGVQRDLLPLVEGTTVTTKYGMVKTDHILFIASGAFHLAKPSDLIPELQGRFPIRVELNSLTVDDFATILTGTDACLAKQYQALLATEDVELVYTEDGIRKLAHMAWQVNESTENIGARRLYTVMERLLADISFDAKRGTVTIDAEFVSSKLASVASNDDLARFML
- a CDS encoding response regulator, whose protein sequence is MMIDDENWLEEDTDLSLRAEIEPWNVLVVDDEPDIHHVTKLALSNIDFLNRPLNLLSCYSGAEALDMLNTRDDIALVLLDVVMESEDAGLNVARDIREKLHNHHIRIILRTGQPGVAPERHVIENYDINDYKAKTELTRDKLYTAVLGTLRSYNDIMLIEHQRRQLDANRRGLIKVVDASTTIFKQQSVIKFAQGVLEQLQSLLFFEQDALYVVVTGGLAALSQSDDLTIMYATGGYQTFCGQTLANAELSRLKPSIDEALAQRHSIFAADHFIGFFQAPLGSVNLLIIDGPVALSHPDANLIEMFCKNVAIAYENLMLNKEIEETQRSIIYQLSEVIENRSKDTGKHIHRMAEFSYALAIVLGLSEEEAEIIRIASPLHDIGKVGIPDLVLNKPGILDAQERAVMNTHAQLGYEMLKASKPRILKMAAVIAHQHHEKWDGSGYPQQLVGEQIHIAGRIIALADVYDALAHSRCYKPPWSRERVLDEIKAGSGSHFDPEVVDAFFRCLPKIEEIRMSYRDYAD